The following coding sequences lie in one Stigmatopora argus isolate UIUO_Sarg chromosome 5, RoL_Sarg_1.0, whole genome shotgun sequence genomic window:
- the skic3 gene encoding tetratricopeptide repeat protein 37 isoform X2: MSSNKEVKAALKSAREAINSKDFKEALKQCKNVLKLEKNNYNAWVFIGLAASELDQPDQAQTAYKKALELEPEQLLAWQGLGNLYEKTDQWDFKIELPNVYQKLVELYASSDKNKCYEVIGKLQEIHQSDKEYAKLAKVWLQFIRLKEEDGADKKALFELWQQMAQLLSDCSSENDQDTEMLKHLSTAFEKAVILVEPKPGEEHRKLSTNYIKCLSKLPEEEEKLKNACESVLSLYPTQSFPLEVLCSHYLKKGVQNEDSLSCFSRLRNLAADNGLWKLGFGMKALQEGNYKDAIKDLTQGLKKTNFTPLWHSLADAQFKVHKYAECAKSCAHGLKACLPVEKELRIRLLKLRLEALVRSGEEKAAEQALETFSLIPDADKDPLLLALKGRAYLNKGKVAESIKLSSRLEMSHPNLAEVSALRGLAHLAEGQKQLAEQSFLKAAAQSPNCAEYFFLLGTLYWTMGKETRKDKNKAQSHFLKAAKLDPHLSCAFRCLGHYYREVANDYGRARGCYKKAFELDCDDAESGAAAVDLCMAEEDMDTALAILQSVIEKATPGSAKWAWLRRGLYYLKVGEHQQAIADLQAALRADPEDCVCWECLGEAYLKRQSFTTALKAFGKAHSLQPTSIYILYQAAAIKQTLGKFQEAITEYLQITTKHDYVPALKGLGESQLALAKSFMEDCRDGGAIDLIQQAIHNFLRAVQLRSDLSCLWKLLGDACSAVSLVSPERAQVQMPAALAGLDPKTQLHMLNQAQTLRVGERCYTRALKLMPEVASLWYDLGLNLYQQARLTCDYDDEQTLLLEKSQQCLRKAVMMDSGEHSYWNALGVINMSKGLENFALAQHCFIQSIQVESNNVVAWTNLGTLYLKKDNIKLAHEAFKVAQSLEPLYVNCWIGQALIAERVGSDETMDLFRHTTELSTHMEGIKGYAHWVCSTLLDKSKRDSEVYRYNIVQMNAITAAQVALTKYTERIQSDVDAFIMLGFLNEHLQLKRQAMNAYQRAVELLDSKLHTDQLYFARGNYARALCACGQWREAVNFYISTPLEDLSDLSGLALAYCKAGLIQESISTYERALTVASSEKETAYVLTALSLLQYQQGNVDSAKTLLFKCSILKEPVPESLLCLCALGLVHNDTTLASAARAELLKQGSSCATVIEQRCLLTCTLLALQGNYSAVQREASKAVHSYPWNSSLWSLLSKLVPRYYPRKANGGAIAGHVACLSSMTLGKRALLYSGVNQLACGRHSGEDSHRNALKTMQRAVLLCPDDPAAWAGLMAACHTEKAASYLSGSVSRRQGLEQTLMLVVSEKVRHVDGLELSMVESLEGWVLQQAVSGLMLSGQLDQAEALCSQMLKVSPEHPSVVLSLRQVQCQRLLKARDGTFLSESVLEQLNNAVMLNPHNIAAWHWLATVYISQGLLVQAVMALRQSLQLASQIGLHGSQIASLLHLGLLAVRACMAGLPGNDWNDLALQATTEALKLGSSPVALLFQALVQFATKMAARETRRLLEKLVYVPSQEFPVTVVHVASWYLLKHLHFKNDEQLINVLMEHAERNGDHRLKDFLLQLTSLS; this comes from the exons ATGTCGAGTAATAAGGAAGTTAAAGCTGCCCTAAAAAGTGCCAGAGAGGCTATAAATAGCAAGGACTTCAAAGAGGCATTGAAACAATGCAAG AATGTTTTGAAGCTTGAGAAGAACAACTACAATGCATGGGTGTTTATTGGCCTGGCTGCCAGTGAGCTGGATCAACCCGATCAGGCACAGACAGCCTACAAGAAGGCTTTGGAGCTAGAGCCTGAGCAGCTGCTGGCATGGCAG GGCCTGGGCAATTTATATGAAAAGACAGATCAGTGGGATTTCAAAATTGAGCTACCTAATGTCTATCAGAAGCTTGTCGAGCTGTATGCAAG CTCAGATAAAAACAAGTGCTATGAAGTGATCGGGAAGCTGCAAGAGATACATCAATCTGACAAAGAATATGCCAAG TTGGCAAAGGTTTGGCTGCAGTTTATTCGACTCAAAGAGGAAGATGGCGCAGACAAGAAAGCTTTATTCGAACTCTGGCAACAAATGGCCCAGCTCCTCTCAGACTGCTCCAGTGAAAATGATCAGGACACTGAAATGCTAAAGCAT TTAAGCACAGCTTTTGAGAAAGCCGTGATTCTGGTTGAGCCGAAACCTGGAGAAGAACATCGGAAGCTCTCAACTAATTATATTAAATGTCTTTCCAAG CTGCCTGAAGAAGAAGAGAAGTTGAAAAACGCGTGCGAGTCAGTGTTGTCCCTCTACCCCACTCAAAGTTTTCCTCTTGAAGTCCTTTGTTCCCACTACCTAAAAAAAG GTGTCCAGAATGAGGACTCACTCAGTTGCTTTTCACGGCTTCGTAATTTAGCCGCAGACAACGGATTATGGAAATTGGGATTTGGGATGAAAGCACTCCAAGAGGGCAACTATAAAGATGCCATTAAGGATCTCACGCAAG GACTGAAGAAAACCAACTTCACTCCGTTGTGGCACAGTCTGGCAGATGCTCAatttaaagtgcacaaatatgCAGAATGCGCAAAATCATGCGCTCACG GTTTAAAAGCATGTTTGCCTGTAGAAAAGGAATTGAGGATCAGACTCCTGAAGCTAAGGCTTGAAGCTTTGGTCCGGAGTGGAGAGGAGAAGGCTGCAGAACAGGCTTTGGAGACATTTTCCCTG ATCCCTGATGCTGACAAAGACCCATTACTATTAGCCCTTAAAGGCCGTGCATACCTTAACAAAGGGAAAGTAGCTGAGTCAATCAAG TTGTCTTCACGGCTTGAAATGTCCCACCCAAATTTGGCCGAGGTGTCAGCCTTGAGAGGATTAGCTCACTTAGCTGAGGGCCAGAAGCAGCTAGCAGAGCAAAG TTTCCTGAAGGCGGCCGCACAAAGCCCCAACTGTgccgagtatttttttttgctaggcaCACTCTACTGGACGATGGGCAAAGAGACTcgtaaagacaaaaacaaagcgCAGTCACATTTTCTCAAG GCTGCTAAATTGGACCCACATCTCAGTTGCGCATTCCGGTGCCTGGGACATTATTACCGTGAGGTGGCTAATGACTATGGTCGGGCACGTGGTTGCTACAAGAAGGCCTTCGAGTTGGACTGTGATGATGCCGAGTCTGGCGCAGCTGCAGTTGATCTATGCATGGCAGAGGAAGACATG GACACTGCTTTGGCAATACTCCAATCAGTGATTGAAAAGGCCACGCCAGGTTCTGCTAAATGGGCCTGGTTGAGACGAGGTCTTTACTACCTAAAGGTTGGCGAGCATCAACAGGCAATTGCAGA CCTCCAAGCAGCTTTGAGAGCAGATCCTGAAGACTGTGTGTGTTGGGAGTGTTTGGGCGAGGCCTACTTAAAACGCCAAAGTTTCACAACAGCTCTGAAGGCCTTTGGGAAGGCCCATAGTCTTCAGCCTACCTCCATCTACATCCTTTACCAGGCCGCGGCCATAAAGCAAACCCTGGGCAAGTTCCAAGAAGCCATCACAGAGTATTTACAGATCACAACAAAGCACGACTATGTCCCTGCTTTGAAAG GTCTTGGTGAGTCTCAGCTCGCCCTGGCAAAAAGTTTTATGGAGGATTGTAGAGATGGAGGAGCCATTGACCTGATCCAGCAAGCTATACATAATTTTCTAAG AGCTGTGCAGCTGAGATCTGACTTGTCCTGTTTATGGAAGCTGCTGGGAGATGCCTGCTCTGCTGTAAGCTTAGTTTCACCAGAGAGAGCTCAAGTCCAGATGCCGGCAGCGTTGGCTGGTTTGGACCCAAAAACTCAGCTCCACATGCTGAACCAGGCTCAGACGCTTAGAGTCGGCGAGAG GTGTTACACTCGTGCATTAAAACTGATGCCAGAAGTCGCAAGCCTTTGGTATGACCTGGGACtcaacctttatcaacaagctCGCCTGACCTGTGACTATGATGATGAACAAACATTACTACTGGAGAAATCCCAACAA TGTTTAAGAAAGGCAGTAATGATGGACAGTGGCGAACATAGCTACTGGAATGCGTTAGGAGTGATCAACATGAGCAAAG GTCTGGAGAACTTTGCACTGGCTCAGCATTGCTTCATCCAGTCCATTCAAGTTGAATCTAAT AATGTGGTTGCTTGGACCAACCTCGGGACATTGTATCTGAAAAAGGACAATATAAAG ctcGCACATGAGGCATTTAAGGTTGCACAGTCATTGGAGCCGCTGTATGTCAACTGCTGGATTGGACAG GCTTTGATTGCAGAGAGAGTGGGAAGTGATGAAACCATGGATCTTTTTAGACACACCACTGAACTTAGCACTCAT ATGGAGGGAATCAAAGGTTATGCCCATTGGGTGTGTTCCACTTTGCTGGATAAAAGCAAGAGAGACTCTGAAGTGTACCGCTACAACATAGTCCAGATGAATGCTATCACTGCAGCCCAGGTGGCACTCACAAAGTACACCG AAAGAATCCAATCGGATGTAGATGCCTTCATCATGTTGGGATTTCTGAATGAGCATCTCCAGCTAAAAAGACAGGCTATGAATGCTTATCAAAG GGCCGTTGAGCTACTTGATTCCAAGTTGCACACTGATCAACTGTATTTTGCTCGTGGCAACTATGCTCGTGCATTATG TGCTTGTGGTCAGTGGAGAGAGGCAGTCAATTTTTATATTTCCACGCCGCTGGAGGATCTTAGTGATCTGTCAGGGCTGGCTCTAGCCTACTGCAAGGCAGGGCTAATACAAGAGAGCATCAGCA CATACGAGCGTGCCCTGACTGTGGCCTCGAGTGAAAAAGAGACAGCATATGTGTTGACAGCTCTTTCGTTGCTGCAGTACCAACAGGGCAATGTAGACTCTGCCAAGACACTGCTGTTTAAATG CTCCATTTTGAAAGAACCAGTACCCGAGTCACTTCTGTGTTTATGCGCCCTCGGGTTGGTCCACAATGATACGACGCTAGCCTCCGCTGCCCGCGCTGAGCTGCTCAAACAAGGCTCGTCCTGTGCGACAGTTATCGAGCAGCGCTGTCTTCTCACCTGCACCTTACTGGCACTGCAGGGCAACTACAGTGCAGTGCAAAGAGAGGCCTCCAAAGCTGTACACAG CTATCCTTGGAACTCTTCTTTGTGGTCACTATTGTCCAAACTGGTACCCCGTTACTACCCCAGGAAGGCAAAT GGGGGAGCAATTGCTGGACATGTCGCCTGTCTTTCTAGTATGACTCTGGGAAAG AGAGCGCTCCTGTACAGTGGGGTGAACCAGCTGGCCTGTGGCAGACACTCTGGAGAAGATTCTCATAGGAATGCTCTGAAGACCATGCAGAGAGCTGTGTTGCTCTGCCCTG ATGATCCAGCAGCGTGGGCAGGATTAATGGCTGCATGTCACACAGAAAAGGCTGCTTCTTATCTCTCTGGCTCTGTTTCTCGTAGGCAAGGACTGGAGCAAACCCTCATGTTGGTGGTTTCTGAAAAAG TGCGACATGTTGATGGGCTAGAGCTCTCCATGGTCGAATCTCTGGAAGGATGGGTACTACAACAGGCAGTCAGTGGTCTCATGCTGAGTGGACAGCTTGATCAAGCAGAAGCACTCTGCTCACAG ATGCTGAAAGTATCCCCAGAGCATCCGTCAGTGGTATTGTCATTGAGACAAGTACAATGCCAGCGTCTCCTTAAGGCCAGGGATGGTACTTTCCTCTCCGAATCTGTCCTGGAGCAGCTTAATAATGCTGTGATGTTGAACCCACACAATATTGCAGCATGGCAT TGGTTAGCCACGGTGTACATAAGCCAGGGTCTACTGGTCCAGGCAGTGATGGCACTCAGGCAGAGTTTGCAGCTTGCCTCCCAGATCGGCctgcatggcagtcaaatcGCCAGCCTGCTGCATCTCGGCCTCCTAGCCGTGAGGGCCTGCATG GCAGGTCTTCCTGGAAACGACTGGAATGATCTGGCTCTCCAAGCTACGACAGAGGCCTTGAAACTAGGCTCTTCCCCTGTGGCGCTCCTGTTCCAGGCTCTGGTCCAGTTTGCcaccaagatggctgccag GGAAACCAGACGGCTGTTGGAAAAGCTGGTCTATGTCCCCTCTCAAGAATTCCCTGTGACGGTCGTGCATGTGGCCAGCTGGTATCTTCTAAAGCACCTGCATTTCAAAAACGACGAGCAGCTGATTAAT GTACTTATGGAGCATGCTGAAAGAAATGGTGATCATCGATTGAAGGACTTTCTTTTACAGCTTACGTCTTTATCCTGA
- the skic3 gene encoding tetratricopeptide repeat protein 37 isoform X1: MSSHPTGSITMSSNKEVKAALKSAREAINSKDFKEALKQCKNVLKLEKNNYNAWVFIGLAASELDQPDQAQTAYKKALELEPEQLLAWQGLGNLYEKTDQWDFKIELPNVYQKLVELYASSDKNKCYEVIGKLQEIHQSDKEYAKLAKVWLQFIRLKEEDGADKKALFELWQQMAQLLSDCSSENDQDTEMLKHLSTAFEKAVILVEPKPGEEHRKLSTNYIKCLSKLPEEEEKLKNACESVLSLYPTQSFPLEVLCSHYLKKGVQNEDSLSCFSRLRNLAADNGLWKLGFGMKALQEGNYKDAIKDLTQGLKKTNFTPLWHSLADAQFKVHKYAECAKSCAHGLKACLPVEKELRIRLLKLRLEALVRSGEEKAAEQALETFSLIPDADKDPLLLALKGRAYLNKGKVAESIKLSSRLEMSHPNLAEVSALRGLAHLAEGQKQLAEQSFLKAAAQSPNCAEYFFLLGTLYWTMGKETRKDKNKAQSHFLKAAKLDPHLSCAFRCLGHYYREVANDYGRARGCYKKAFELDCDDAESGAAAVDLCMAEEDMDTALAILQSVIEKATPGSAKWAWLRRGLYYLKVGEHQQAIADLQAALRADPEDCVCWECLGEAYLKRQSFTTALKAFGKAHSLQPTSIYILYQAAAIKQTLGKFQEAITEYLQITTKHDYVPALKGLGESQLALAKSFMEDCRDGGAIDLIQQAIHNFLRAVQLRSDLSCLWKLLGDACSAVSLVSPERAQVQMPAALAGLDPKTQLHMLNQAQTLRVGERCYTRALKLMPEVASLWYDLGLNLYQQARLTCDYDDEQTLLLEKSQQCLRKAVMMDSGEHSYWNALGVINMSKGLENFALAQHCFIQSIQVESNNVVAWTNLGTLYLKKDNIKLAHEAFKVAQSLEPLYVNCWIGQALIAERVGSDETMDLFRHTTELSTHMEGIKGYAHWVCSTLLDKSKRDSEVYRYNIVQMNAITAAQVALTKYTERIQSDVDAFIMLGFLNEHLQLKRQAMNAYQRAVELLDSKLHTDQLYFARGNYARALCACGQWREAVNFYISTPLEDLSDLSGLALAYCKAGLIQESISTYERALTVASSEKETAYVLTALSLLQYQQGNVDSAKTLLFKCSILKEPVPESLLCLCALGLVHNDTTLASAARAELLKQGSSCATVIEQRCLLTCTLLALQGNYSAVQREASKAVHSYPWNSSLWSLLSKLVPRYYPRKANGGAIAGHVACLSSMTLGKRALLYSGVNQLACGRHSGEDSHRNALKTMQRAVLLCPDDPAAWAGLMAACHTEKAASYLSGSVSRRQGLEQTLMLVVSEKVRHVDGLELSMVESLEGWVLQQAVSGLMLSGQLDQAEALCSQMLKVSPEHPSVVLSLRQVQCQRLLKARDGTFLSESVLEQLNNAVMLNPHNIAAWHWLATVYISQGLLVQAVMALRQSLQLASQIGLHGSQIASLLHLGLLAVRACMAGLPGNDWNDLALQATTEALKLGSSPVALLFQALVQFATKMAARETRRLLEKLVYVPSQEFPVTVVHVASWYLLKHLHFKNDEQLINVLMEHAERNGDHRLKDFLLQLTSLS; this comes from the exons ATGAGTTCCCATCCCACAGGTAGCATTACCATGTCGAGTAATAAGGAAGTTAAAGCTGCCCTAAAAAGTGCCAGAGAGGCTATAAATAGCAAGGACTTCAAAGAGGCATTGAAACAATGCAAG AATGTTTTGAAGCTTGAGAAGAACAACTACAATGCATGGGTGTTTATTGGCCTGGCTGCCAGTGAGCTGGATCAACCCGATCAGGCACAGACAGCCTACAAGAAGGCTTTGGAGCTAGAGCCTGAGCAGCTGCTGGCATGGCAG GGCCTGGGCAATTTATATGAAAAGACAGATCAGTGGGATTTCAAAATTGAGCTACCTAATGTCTATCAGAAGCTTGTCGAGCTGTATGCAAG CTCAGATAAAAACAAGTGCTATGAAGTGATCGGGAAGCTGCAAGAGATACATCAATCTGACAAAGAATATGCCAAG TTGGCAAAGGTTTGGCTGCAGTTTATTCGACTCAAAGAGGAAGATGGCGCAGACAAGAAAGCTTTATTCGAACTCTGGCAACAAATGGCCCAGCTCCTCTCAGACTGCTCCAGTGAAAATGATCAGGACACTGAAATGCTAAAGCAT TTAAGCACAGCTTTTGAGAAAGCCGTGATTCTGGTTGAGCCGAAACCTGGAGAAGAACATCGGAAGCTCTCAACTAATTATATTAAATGTCTTTCCAAG CTGCCTGAAGAAGAAGAGAAGTTGAAAAACGCGTGCGAGTCAGTGTTGTCCCTCTACCCCACTCAAAGTTTTCCTCTTGAAGTCCTTTGTTCCCACTACCTAAAAAAAG GTGTCCAGAATGAGGACTCACTCAGTTGCTTTTCACGGCTTCGTAATTTAGCCGCAGACAACGGATTATGGAAATTGGGATTTGGGATGAAAGCACTCCAAGAGGGCAACTATAAAGATGCCATTAAGGATCTCACGCAAG GACTGAAGAAAACCAACTTCACTCCGTTGTGGCACAGTCTGGCAGATGCTCAatttaaagtgcacaaatatgCAGAATGCGCAAAATCATGCGCTCACG GTTTAAAAGCATGTTTGCCTGTAGAAAAGGAATTGAGGATCAGACTCCTGAAGCTAAGGCTTGAAGCTTTGGTCCGGAGTGGAGAGGAGAAGGCTGCAGAACAGGCTTTGGAGACATTTTCCCTG ATCCCTGATGCTGACAAAGACCCATTACTATTAGCCCTTAAAGGCCGTGCATACCTTAACAAAGGGAAAGTAGCTGAGTCAATCAAG TTGTCTTCACGGCTTGAAATGTCCCACCCAAATTTGGCCGAGGTGTCAGCCTTGAGAGGATTAGCTCACTTAGCTGAGGGCCAGAAGCAGCTAGCAGAGCAAAG TTTCCTGAAGGCGGCCGCACAAAGCCCCAACTGTgccgagtatttttttttgctaggcaCACTCTACTGGACGATGGGCAAAGAGACTcgtaaagacaaaaacaaagcgCAGTCACATTTTCTCAAG GCTGCTAAATTGGACCCACATCTCAGTTGCGCATTCCGGTGCCTGGGACATTATTACCGTGAGGTGGCTAATGACTATGGTCGGGCACGTGGTTGCTACAAGAAGGCCTTCGAGTTGGACTGTGATGATGCCGAGTCTGGCGCAGCTGCAGTTGATCTATGCATGGCAGAGGAAGACATG GACACTGCTTTGGCAATACTCCAATCAGTGATTGAAAAGGCCACGCCAGGTTCTGCTAAATGGGCCTGGTTGAGACGAGGTCTTTACTACCTAAAGGTTGGCGAGCATCAACAGGCAATTGCAGA CCTCCAAGCAGCTTTGAGAGCAGATCCTGAAGACTGTGTGTGTTGGGAGTGTTTGGGCGAGGCCTACTTAAAACGCCAAAGTTTCACAACAGCTCTGAAGGCCTTTGGGAAGGCCCATAGTCTTCAGCCTACCTCCATCTACATCCTTTACCAGGCCGCGGCCATAAAGCAAACCCTGGGCAAGTTCCAAGAAGCCATCACAGAGTATTTACAGATCACAACAAAGCACGACTATGTCCCTGCTTTGAAAG GTCTTGGTGAGTCTCAGCTCGCCCTGGCAAAAAGTTTTATGGAGGATTGTAGAGATGGAGGAGCCATTGACCTGATCCAGCAAGCTATACATAATTTTCTAAG AGCTGTGCAGCTGAGATCTGACTTGTCCTGTTTATGGAAGCTGCTGGGAGATGCCTGCTCTGCTGTAAGCTTAGTTTCACCAGAGAGAGCTCAAGTCCAGATGCCGGCAGCGTTGGCTGGTTTGGACCCAAAAACTCAGCTCCACATGCTGAACCAGGCTCAGACGCTTAGAGTCGGCGAGAG GTGTTACACTCGTGCATTAAAACTGATGCCAGAAGTCGCAAGCCTTTGGTATGACCTGGGACtcaacctttatcaacaagctCGCCTGACCTGTGACTATGATGATGAACAAACATTACTACTGGAGAAATCCCAACAA TGTTTAAGAAAGGCAGTAATGATGGACAGTGGCGAACATAGCTACTGGAATGCGTTAGGAGTGATCAACATGAGCAAAG GTCTGGAGAACTTTGCACTGGCTCAGCATTGCTTCATCCAGTCCATTCAAGTTGAATCTAAT AATGTGGTTGCTTGGACCAACCTCGGGACATTGTATCTGAAAAAGGACAATATAAAG ctcGCACATGAGGCATTTAAGGTTGCACAGTCATTGGAGCCGCTGTATGTCAACTGCTGGATTGGACAG GCTTTGATTGCAGAGAGAGTGGGAAGTGATGAAACCATGGATCTTTTTAGACACACCACTGAACTTAGCACTCAT ATGGAGGGAATCAAAGGTTATGCCCATTGGGTGTGTTCCACTTTGCTGGATAAAAGCAAGAGAGACTCTGAAGTGTACCGCTACAACATAGTCCAGATGAATGCTATCACTGCAGCCCAGGTGGCACTCACAAAGTACACCG AAAGAATCCAATCGGATGTAGATGCCTTCATCATGTTGGGATTTCTGAATGAGCATCTCCAGCTAAAAAGACAGGCTATGAATGCTTATCAAAG GGCCGTTGAGCTACTTGATTCCAAGTTGCACACTGATCAACTGTATTTTGCTCGTGGCAACTATGCTCGTGCATTATG TGCTTGTGGTCAGTGGAGAGAGGCAGTCAATTTTTATATTTCCACGCCGCTGGAGGATCTTAGTGATCTGTCAGGGCTGGCTCTAGCCTACTGCAAGGCAGGGCTAATACAAGAGAGCATCAGCA CATACGAGCGTGCCCTGACTGTGGCCTCGAGTGAAAAAGAGACAGCATATGTGTTGACAGCTCTTTCGTTGCTGCAGTACCAACAGGGCAATGTAGACTCTGCCAAGACACTGCTGTTTAAATG CTCCATTTTGAAAGAACCAGTACCCGAGTCACTTCTGTGTTTATGCGCCCTCGGGTTGGTCCACAATGATACGACGCTAGCCTCCGCTGCCCGCGCTGAGCTGCTCAAACAAGGCTCGTCCTGTGCGACAGTTATCGAGCAGCGCTGTCTTCTCACCTGCACCTTACTGGCACTGCAGGGCAACTACAGTGCAGTGCAAAGAGAGGCCTCCAAAGCTGTACACAG CTATCCTTGGAACTCTTCTTTGTGGTCACTATTGTCCAAACTGGTACCCCGTTACTACCCCAGGAAGGCAAAT GGGGGAGCAATTGCTGGACATGTCGCCTGTCTTTCTAGTATGACTCTGGGAAAG AGAGCGCTCCTGTACAGTGGGGTGAACCAGCTGGCCTGTGGCAGACACTCTGGAGAAGATTCTCATAGGAATGCTCTGAAGACCATGCAGAGAGCTGTGTTGCTCTGCCCTG ATGATCCAGCAGCGTGGGCAGGATTAATGGCTGCATGTCACACAGAAAAGGCTGCTTCTTATCTCTCTGGCTCTGTTTCTCGTAGGCAAGGACTGGAGCAAACCCTCATGTTGGTGGTTTCTGAAAAAG TGCGACATGTTGATGGGCTAGAGCTCTCCATGGTCGAATCTCTGGAAGGATGGGTACTACAACAGGCAGTCAGTGGTCTCATGCTGAGTGGACAGCTTGATCAAGCAGAAGCACTCTGCTCACAG ATGCTGAAAGTATCCCCAGAGCATCCGTCAGTGGTATTGTCATTGAGACAAGTACAATGCCAGCGTCTCCTTAAGGCCAGGGATGGTACTTTCCTCTCCGAATCTGTCCTGGAGCAGCTTAATAATGCTGTGATGTTGAACCCACACAATATTGCAGCATGGCAT TGGTTAGCCACGGTGTACATAAGCCAGGGTCTACTGGTCCAGGCAGTGATGGCACTCAGGCAGAGTTTGCAGCTTGCCTCCCAGATCGGCctgcatggcagtcaaatcGCCAGCCTGCTGCATCTCGGCCTCCTAGCCGTGAGGGCCTGCATG GCAGGTCTTCCTGGAAACGACTGGAATGATCTGGCTCTCCAAGCTACGACAGAGGCCTTGAAACTAGGCTCTTCCCCTGTGGCGCTCCTGTTCCAGGCTCTGGTCCAGTTTGCcaccaagatggctgccag GGAAACCAGACGGCTGTTGGAAAAGCTGGTCTATGTCCCCTCTCAAGAATTCCCTGTGACGGTCGTGCATGTGGCCAGCTGGTATCTTCTAAAGCACCTGCATTTCAAAAACGACGAGCAGCTGATTAAT GTACTTATGGAGCATGCTGAAAGAAATGGTGATCATCGATTGAAGGACTTTCTTTTACAGCTTACGTCTTTATCCTGA